One Mycobacteroides salmoniphilum DNA segment encodes these proteins:
- a CDS encoding LLM class flavin-dependent oxidoreductase, protein MSRIYLNAFDMACVGHQSPGLWRHPEDQGHRYRALGYWTGLARSLEAGGFDLLFLADVLGAYDVYGGSRDAAVVDAAQFPVNDPTLAVSAMAAVTETLGFGITLSLTYEQPYALARRLSTLDHLTEGRVAWNIVTSYLDSAARNLGMDSQIPHDQRYDIADEYLQVCYKLWEGSWETDAVVRDRARGIFTDPAKVHDIEHDGRYFTVPGPFLCEPSAQRTPVLFQAGTSPRGVQFAAAHAEAVFVSGPTPEVVRGPVRALREEAARLGRDPRSIKVFTMVTPVVAETHDLAHAKLREYRQFISATGALALFGGWTGVDLAELDPDEPLRHVDTDANRSALASFTKDPSRTWTTRELAQEIGIGGRGPVLVGSASGIADELERWVDEADIDGFNVAYVTTPGTFVDFARFVVPELRLRGRVPHHRETRTLREHLGNDGPHLADSHPGTTYRRAELPG, encoded by the coding sequence GTGAGCCGGATCTATCTCAACGCCTTCGATATGGCATGTGTCGGTCACCAATCGCCCGGCCTGTGGCGCCATCCCGAAGACCAAGGGCACCGCTACCGCGCGCTGGGCTACTGGACCGGGCTAGCCCGGTCCCTTGAGGCCGGTGGTTTCGATCTGCTGTTCCTCGCCGATGTGCTGGGTGCCTACGACGTCTACGGCGGTTCCCGGGATGCCGCCGTGGTCGATGCCGCGCAATTCCCCGTCAACGACCCGACATTGGCCGTCTCGGCGATGGCGGCAGTCACCGAAACACTCGGGTTTGGTATCACGCTGTCTCTCACCTATGAACAGCCGTACGCGCTGGCTCGTCGTCTCTCAACACTCGACCACCTCACCGAGGGGCGGGTCGCCTGGAACATCGTGACTTCCTATCTCGATAGTGCCGCAAGGAATTTGGGTATGGACTCGCAGATACCGCACGATCAGCGCTACGACATCGCCGACGAGTACTTGCAGGTCTGCTACAAGCTCTGGGAGGGTTCCTGGGAGACCGATGCCGTGGTGCGTGACCGTGCGCGCGGCATCTTCACCGACCCCGCCAAGGTCCACGACATCGAGCACGACGGCCGGTACTTCACCGTTCCCGGACCATTCCTGTGCGAACCGTCCGCTCAACGCACGCCGGTGCTGTTCCAGGCCGGCACCTCGCCACGGGGAGTTCAGTTCGCGGCCGCGCACGCCGAAGCGGTGTTCGTGTCGGGCCCGACGCCCGAGGTGGTGCGCGGGCCGGTGCGGGCACTGCGCGAGGAGGCCGCCCGGCTGGGCCGCGACCCGCGGTCCATCAAGGTGTTCACCATGGTGACGCCGGTTGTTGCCGAGACCCACGACCTGGCGCATGCCAAGTTGCGCGAGTACCGCCAATTCATCAGTGCCACTGGTGCATTGGCACTCTTCGGCGGCTGGACCGGTGTCGACCTGGCCGAACTGGACCCCGATGAGCCACTGCGTCATGTCGATACCGATGCCAACCGTTCGGCGTTGGCCTCATTCACCAAGGACCCGAGCCGAACGTGGACCACACGGGAACTGGCACAGGAGATCGGGATAGGCGGACGCGGGCCGGTTCTCGTCGGCTCGGCCTCCGGCATCGCCGACGAGCTCGAACGCTGGGTCGATGAGGCCGACATCGACGGGTTCAACGTCGCGTACGTCACCACACCCGGGACCTTCGTCGATTTCGCCCGCTTCGTCGTACCCGAGCTGCGCCTCCGTGGCCGGGTGCCGCATCATCGGGAAACGCGCACGCTGCGTGAGCATCTCGGTAATGACGGCCCGCACCTGGCCGACAGTCACCCAGGCACGACGTACCGCCGGGCGGAATTACCCGGCTGA
- a CDS encoding diflavin oxidoreductase yields MKIAYIPEDAPFNEDQRAWLSGFLAGLHSRLAMNLAAPPPPATADLAAPRPPLRVLYGTQTGNAEGVAGDIAAAAKAQGFDATVSGLDEIALDEFAGLKYVLIVTSTYGEGEMPDNAELFWEALSSTLAPRLEGVSYGVLALGDTSYDGFCQAGKLIDTRLEQLGASRVVGRSDCDIDYEVQAAEWVQGAVGSLATLAGASGGPGTPPPSIAARSGWTRKNPFSAELRVNRLLSRAGSDKEIRHYEFALADSGIAYEAGDALAVIAENDPALVEAIADHFRVSVGTLVDGEPLGELLGTRYEISTPSRDLLSEVESRAESEEFSHAFRGGVKEVLDAWLYGKDILDILRIGGDALSLEEFVGLLKPLPHRAYSISSSALAHPDRIHLTVASVRYQSLGRERGGVCSTFLADRSSSGRIFLQPNKSFRVPSDDDAPMIMVGPGTGVAPFRAFLQEREHRGASGRNWLFFGDQHRDHDYIYETELDGWHASGLLNRLDLAFSRDQAEKVYVQTRMREHGRDLFTWLQDGGHFYVCGDATRMAKDVDKALHEIVGEHGSLSPDEASEYVNTLKREKRYVRDVY; encoded by the coding sequence ATGAAGATCGCCTACATTCCCGAAGACGCCCCATTCAACGAGGACCAGCGCGCCTGGCTCTCGGGCTTCCTGGCGGGGCTTCATTCCCGCCTTGCCATGAACCTGGCAGCTCCGCCTCCGCCGGCCACCGCAGACCTGGCGGCCCCGCGCCCGCCGCTGCGGGTCCTCTACGGAACACAGACCGGCAACGCCGAGGGCGTGGCGGGTGACATCGCGGCGGCCGCCAAGGCGCAGGGGTTCGACGCCACGGTCAGCGGACTCGACGAGATAGCACTCGACGAATTCGCCGGGCTGAAGTATGTCCTCATCGTCACGTCCACCTATGGCGAGGGCGAGATGCCCGACAATGCCGAATTGTTCTGGGAGGCGCTGTCTTCGACATTGGCGCCGCGGCTCGAGGGCGTGTCCTACGGAGTGCTCGCGCTCGGCGATACCAGCTATGACGGCTTCTGCCAGGCGGGCAAGCTCATCGATACCCGGCTCGAGCAGCTCGGCGCGAGCCGGGTGGTGGGGCGCAGCGACTGCGATATCGACTACGAGGTGCAGGCCGCGGAATGGGTCCAGGGGGCGGTGGGAAGCCTGGCCACCCTGGCCGGGGCCAGCGGCGGTCCCGGTACTCCCCCGCCGAGTATCGCGGCGCGATCCGGCTGGACCCGAAAGAACCCATTCTCGGCGGAGCTGCGGGTCAACCGGCTGCTCTCACGGGCGGGTTCGGACAAGGAGATACGACACTACGAGTTCGCGCTCGCCGACAGCGGAATCGCGTACGAGGCCGGCGATGCCCTCGCGGTCATCGCGGAGAACGACCCGGCACTCGTGGAGGCGATCGCCGATCACTTCCGTGTCTCGGTCGGCACGCTTGTCGACGGTGAGCCGTTGGGCGAGCTGCTGGGCACCCGGTACGAGATCAGCACCCCGTCACGGGACCTGTTGAGCGAGGTGGAGAGCCGTGCGGAGAGCGAGGAGTTCTCACACGCCTTCCGTGGCGGGGTGAAGGAGGTGCTGGACGCCTGGCTGTACGGCAAGGACATCCTGGACATCCTTCGCATCGGCGGGGATGCGCTGAGCCTTGAAGAGTTCGTCGGACTCCTCAAGCCGCTTCCGCACCGCGCCTACTCGATCTCGTCCAGCGCGCTGGCTCATCCCGACCGCATCCACCTGACGGTGGCCAGCGTCCGCTACCAGAGCCTGGGCCGCGAGCGCGGCGGCGTGTGTTCCACCTTCCTGGCAGACCGCAGCAGCAGCGGCCGAATCTTCCTGCAGCCCAACAAGTCATTCCGGGTGCCCAGCGACGACGACGCTCCGATGATCATGGTCGGTCCCGGCACCGGCGTAGCGCCGTTCCGGGCGTTCCTGCAGGAACGTGAGCACCGTGGTGCCAGTGGCCGTAACTGGCTGTTCTTCGGTGACCAGCACCGGGACCACGATTACATCTACGAGACCGAGCTCGACGGCTGGCATGCCTCCGGCCTCCTTAACCGCCTTGACCTGGCCTTCTCCCGCGATCAGGCGGAGAAGGTCTACGTACAGACGCGGATGCGCGAACACGGCCGGGATCTGTTCACGTGGCTCCAGGACGGTGGGCACTTCTATGTGTGTGGCGATGCCACGCGCATGGCCAAGGATGTGGACAAGGCACTGCACGAGATCGTCGGTGAGCACGGCAGCTTGAGCCCCGACGAAGCCTCTGAGTACGTGAACACACTCAAGCGGGAAAAGCGGTACGTCCGCGATGTGTACTGA
- a CDS encoding glutamate synthase-related protein translates to MNGLYDQSQEKNSCGVGFLTRKDGIQTHDVVRMLHEALCAVPHRGGMSSEGVGDGAGVNMDLSLRFFSELTGDPDLQPGQFGVGNFFLPNDPAFHPEAEAVIEQALLAQGFTILLKRDVPVNNAAIRPAAIRYQLPIRQWVFLSDSDRKTHEALMAIEAIGYTRPELLGLYPLSLSTQTQVLKGRLNSNEVVPYFSDLSDPRMEVHSMFFHTRFSTNTAPNATMAQPFRLMAHNGELNTDKKNRLSENAMARARNRAIIRPVGQSDSCRLDQTLQSRVLEDDLDLVTAVVAMMPPAWENDTTLSPEVTAMLEYFSLYEEKNDGPAALIFGDGTIIGARLDRLGLRPLRTVETAEYLGVMSEAGQIYFDPNTVLERGRIEAGGMRYYDHAERRSYGTIEALEKLAARHDYRTMLAQARVNIADLPHVPPLGQGSPARYDGDLDRHQRYVAYSLNQESFKFLMDPMLATGQEKISAMGYGAAINALSNQEGGVAKYFSQRFAQVTNPPLDSIREADGMTLRVALGAKPNSGAQSAPQIVVPSPVLTHLDMLKIREQQGTPVRRFGMRYRVELSDPESNAERIVRAIDELCDAVEEFARETGGIAVISDRHVSSDRAAMPLIIVISAINQRLIEEGLRLRVSLIAESGQLCSSHHVAAVLGFGASAVYPLAVQMRAEEKYGADADKAFKHFAKAAEKSLMKTMGRVGLCTVESYIGGEFFEPNYLDTSDPVLHRYFPNVTSPVAGVGFSTLAAAVADWHARALEVTGENDVPLLGLFKERAEGAGHSYGTTAVRGFVDMTEEEISFGDDARPENPDMADPTYLRLLPLHQLEGAFGLDDGAYRNNSFDELPTRAVDSFDITPGYRSFVRAMNTERTRRPAALRDVLALPADVNFVRTANEFRREMGQFARFGNNDFQVRGLSCQQTDGQFVLRLSHTHERLAALAASLRVRFGGDITGQEIVGDELRVSATGQAAIYLAKIRTAPESVPLSSVQPASEITPTLTSGAMSHGALVAPAHEAVAHGTNLVGGLSNCGEGGEHISRYGTIRGSRIKQFASGRFGVWAGYLADPMLRELEIKIGQGAKPGEGGQLPAPKVTVQIAAARGGTPGVELVSPPPHHDTYSIEDLAQLIHDCKAARVRVIVKLVSSEGIGTIAVGVAKAGADVINVAGNTGGTGAAAVTSLKYAGRSAEIGVAEVHQALCANGIRQKVVLRCSGAHQTASDVIKSALLGADSFEFGTTALMMLKCVMAKNCNIKCPAGLTTNAEVFEGDPRALAQYLLNIAHEVREILAALGLRTLREARGRSDLLHLLDHPSSIGTLDLRRMLAVAEEFVVDNPVYMEKDYSVDDAFAAQLDLDGAVLPPMRLTNQNKSVGGQFAIDIERMLNYQGASGSAVAADERGRHYLLPESVTITTTGSAGQSYGVFCNDGMVLTHTGTCNDGVGKSACGGTITVRSPGGGSDAVGGNVLIGNFALFGASGGRLFVEGQAGDRFAVRNSGATAVVEGVGEFLCEYMTNGAVLNIGGFGKGVANGMSGGFLYQYDPQGELPSKVSTDSVLVLPVTDAPFHEAAARILLEWHVSATGSARGQALLDDWQSTREHLVYTMSRALLQYQDSDAILHGKTRKELLDELTAALAGYQVHKLKRSYRDRRDVLGGSVPAYGDTDTEGMYALLNTYTVLNMAQQLALSRMPSITNVTDPRIDKAVRNLVLTEDFFLIQKLQKYAREAIDGYSDEDLAVLIADKRLTDYKDALNQRNVLSMDSPGTYGWILYQSAKNLDKIGRLPSFEELFAHQALPVVALSGPSLLTT, encoded by the coding sequence CTGAACGGGCTGTATGACCAGAGCCAGGAGAAAAATAGCTGCGGTGTCGGCTTCCTGACCCGCAAGGACGGCATCCAGACACACGATGTCGTGCGGATGCTCCACGAGGCGCTCTGCGCCGTTCCGCACCGCGGTGGGATGTCTTCCGAAGGTGTCGGTGACGGAGCCGGTGTCAATATGGACCTGTCCTTGCGCTTCTTCTCCGAATTGACGGGCGATCCCGACTTGCAGCCGGGCCAGTTCGGCGTGGGCAACTTCTTCCTGCCCAACGACCCGGCGTTCCACCCCGAGGCCGAGGCAGTCATCGAGCAGGCACTGCTCGCCCAGGGATTCACGATTCTGCTCAAACGCGATGTGCCGGTGAACAATGCGGCGATCCGTCCGGCGGCCATCAGATACCAGCTGCCGATACGGCAGTGGGTGTTCCTCTCCGACTCCGACCGCAAGACCCACGAGGCGCTGATGGCGATCGAAGCTATCGGCTACACACGCCCGGAATTGCTAGGGCTGTACCCACTCTCGCTCAGCACGCAGACTCAGGTCCTCAAGGGGCGCCTCAACTCAAATGAGGTGGTGCCCTACTTCAGTGACCTATCCGACCCGCGCATGGAAGTGCACTCGATGTTCTTCCACACCCGGTTCTCGACGAACACCGCGCCGAACGCCACCATGGCCCAGCCGTTCCGGTTGATGGCGCACAACGGCGAGCTCAACACGGACAAGAAAAATCGCCTGTCCGAGAACGCGATGGCACGCGCACGTAATCGAGCGATCATTCGCCCGGTGGGGCAATCGGACAGCTGCAGGCTGGACCAGACCCTGCAGAGCCGTGTGCTCGAGGATGACCTCGACCTCGTCACCGCCGTTGTCGCGATGATGCCGCCCGCGTGGGAGAACGACACGACACTCTCGCCCGAGGTGACGGCCATGCTGGAGTACTTCAGCCTCTATGAGGAGAAGAACGACGGCCCGGCCGCGTTGATCTTCGGAGACGGCACCATTATCGGCGCGCGCCTGGACCGGCTGGGCCTTCGGCCGCTGCGCACCGTCGAGACGGCCGAGTACCTGGGTGTGATGTCCGAGGCCGGGCAGATCTACTTTGACCCCAACACGGTGCTCGAGCGAGGCCGTATCGAGGCCGGCGGCATGCGCTACTACGATCACGCCGAGCGTCGGTCCTACGGCACCATCGAAGCGCTGGAAAAGCTTGCAGCACGGCATGATTACCGCACCATGCTGGCGCAGGCCCGCGTGAACATCGCTGATCTGCCCCATGTACCCCCGTTGGGTCAGGGTTCGCCGGCCCGGTATGACGGCGACCTCGACCGGCACCAGCGGTACGTGGCCTACTCGCTCAACCAGGAGAGCTTCAAGTTTCTGATGGATCCGATGCTGGCCACTGGCCAGGAGAAGATCTCCGCGATGGGATACGGCGCGGCCATCAACGCGCTCTCCAATCAGGAAGGCGGCGTTGCGAAATACTTCTCGCAGCGGTTCGCTCAGGTGACCAACCCGCCGCTGGACTCCATCCGCGAGGCGGATGGAATGACCTTGCGTGTAGCGCTCGGCGCGAAACCCAACAGCGGAGCACAGTCAGCACCGCAGATCGTGGTGCCCTCCCCCGTCCTCACCCATCTCGACATGCTCAAGATCCGCGAGCAGCAAGGCACCCCGGTGCGGCGTTTCGGGATGCGCTACCGAGTCGAGCTGTCCGACCCTGAGTCGAACGCCGAGCGGATCGTGCGGGCCATCGACGAACTATGCGATGCGGTAGAGGAATTCGCCCGGGAGACCGGCGGTATTGCCGTCATCTCCGATCGCCATGTCTCCAGCGACCGCGCCGCGATGCCCCTCATCATCGTGATCTCTGCCATCAACCAGCGGCTGATCGAGGAAGGCCTGCGGCTGCGCGTTTCGCTGATCGCTGAGAGTGGACAACTGTGCTCCTCGCATCATGTGGCCGCCGTGCTGGGTTTCGGGGCTTCGGCCGTGTATCCGCTCGCGGTGCAGATGCGGGCAGAGGAAAAGTACGGTGCCGACGCCGATAAGGCGTTCAAGCATTTCGCCAAGGCTGCCGAGAAATCCCTGATGAAGACGATGGGTCGGGTCGGTCTCTGTACCGTCGAGAGTTACATCGGTGGAGAGTTCTTCGAGCCGAATTATCTGGATACGTCAGATCCGGTGTTGCACAGGTACTTCCCCAATGTGACGTCACCGGTCGCCGGTGTTGGATTCTCCACGCTTGCGGCCGCCGTCGCCGACTGGCATGCGCGGGCACTGGAGGTGACAGGTGAGAACGACGTTCCGTTACTTGGGCTGTTCAAGGAGCGGGCCGAAGGCGCGGGCCACTCGTACGGGACAACAGCCGTCCGCGGGTTCGTGGACATGACCGAGGAAGAGATCTCATTCGGGGACGACGCACGCCCGGAGAACCCCGACATGGCCGACCCCACGTACCTGCGGCTGCTGCCACTGCACCAGCTCGAGGGTGCGTTCGGCCTGGACGATGGTGCATACCGCAACAACAGCTTTGACGAGCTGCCCACACGTGCCGTCGACAGTTTCGACATCACGCCCGGGTACCGCAGCTTCGTCCGGGCGATGAACACGGAACGCACCCGGCGCCCGGCGGCTCTTCGCGACGTGCTGGCCCTGCCCGCTGATGTCAACTTTGTGCGTACGGCCAATGAGTTCCGCAGGGAAATGGGGCAATTCGCACGGTTTGGGAACAACGACTTTCAGGTGCGCGGCCTGTCCTGCCAGCAGACGGACGGTCAGTTCGTGCTGCGGCTCTCGCACACCCACGAACGGCTGGCGGCGCTGGCGGCCTCGCTGCGCGTGCGGTTCGGTGGCGACATCACCGGCCAGGAGATCGTCGGCGACGAGCTGCGGGTGAGTGCGACAGGTCAGGCGGCGATCTACCTGGCGAAGATCAGGACGGCGCCGGAGTCGGTTCCGTTGTCCTCTGTGCAGCCGGCCAGCGAGATCACGCCGACCCTGACATCAGGAGCCATGAGCCACGGCGCGTTGGTTGCTCCCGCACATGAGGCGGTGGCACACGGAACCAACCTGGTTGGCGGCCTATCGAACTGCGGCGAAGGCGGAGAGCACATCAGCCGTTACGGAACCATCCGTGGCTCTCGCATCAAGCAGTTCGCCTCGGGCCGCTTCGGGGTGTGGGCGGGTTACCTCGCCGACCCGATGCTGCGGGAGTTGGAGATCAAGATCGGTCAGGGCGCCAAACCCGGGGAGGGCGGCCAACTCCCGGCACCCAAGGTGACCGTGCAGATCGCGGCGGCCCGCGGCGGCACCCCTGGCGTTGAACTCGTTTCTCCCCCACCCCATCACGACACGTACTCGATCGAGGACCTTGCCCAGCTCATCCACGATTGCAAGGCGGCGCGCGTCCGGGTAATCGTGAAACTGGTGTCTTCGGAGGGCATCGGCACGATCGCGGTGGGTGTCGCCAAGGCCGGCGCCGACGTCATCAACGTCGCCGGAAACACCGGCGGCACCGGTGCCGCGGCCGTGACGAGCCTGAAGTATGCGGGCCGGTCCGCCGAGATCGGCGTGGCGGAAGTGCATCAGGCGCTCTGTGCCAATGGAATCCGGCAGAAGGTGGTGCTGCGCTGCTCGGGTGCGCACCAGACCGCCAGTGACGTCATCAAGTCGGCGCTGCTGGGCGCGGACAGCTTCGAGTTCGGAACCACCGCGTTGATGATGCTCAAGTGCGTGATGGCCAAGAACTGCAATATCAAGTGCCCCGCCGGGCTGACGACCAACGCCGAGGTGTTCGAGGGTGACCCACGCGCACTCGCGCAGTATCTGCTGAACATCGCGCACGAGGTGCGCGAGATCCTGGCGGCGCTTGGCCTGCGGACACTGCGCGAAGCGCGTGGGCGCAGCGACCTGCTGCATCTACTGGACCATCCCTCGAGCATCGGCACCCTCGATCTGCGCCGAATGCTTGCGGTGGCAGAGGAATTCGTAGTCGACAACCCCGTGTACATGGAGAAGGACTACTCGGTGGACGACGCGTTCGCCGCCCAGCTCGACCTTGACGGCGCGGTACTGCCGCCCATGCGGTTGACCAATCAGAACAAGAGCGTCGGCGGGCAGTTCGCGATCGACATCGAGCGGATGCTCAACTACCAGGGGGCAAGCGGATCCGCGGTCGCCGCCGATGAGCGCGGCCGCCACTATCTGCTGCCGGAGAGCGTCACCATCACCACCACCGGTTCGGCGGGTCAGAGCTACGGCGTCTTCTGTAACGACGGCATGGTGCTCACGCATACGGGCACCTGCAATGACGGCGTCGGCAAGAGTGCCTGCGGTGGCACGATCACGGTGCGCTCGCCGGGCGGCGGTTCCGATGCTGTCGGAGGCAACGTTCTGATCGGTAACTTCGCACTGTTCGGCGCCTCCGGCGGCCGACTCTTTGTCGAGGGCCAGGCCGGGGACCGCTTCGCCGTTCGGAACTCGGGTGCCACAGCAGTGGTCGAAGGAGTCGGCGAATTCCTGTGCGAATACATGACAAACGGCGCTGTTCTGAACATCGGTGGGTTCGGTAAGGGCGTTGCGAACGGGATGAGCGGCGGATTCCTGTACCAGTACGACCCACAGGGCGAACTGCCGTCGAAGGTGAGCACCGACTCGGTGCTGGTACTGCCCGTCACCGATGCGCCATTCCACGAGGCGGCCGCACGCATCCTGCTCGAGTGGCATGTCTCGGCCACCGGATCAGCCAGAGGTCAAGCCTTGCTTGATGATTGGCAGTCCACCCGAGAGCACCTGGTCTATACGATGTCGCGGGCTCTGCTGCAATACCAGGATTCCGACGCCATTCTGCACGGCAAGACACGCAAGGAGCTGCTGGACGAGCTCACCGCCGCCCTGGCCGGGTACCAGGTGCATAAGTTGAAGCGGTCGTATCGCGACCGGCGCGATGTCCTCGGCGGATCGGTGCCCGCCTATGGCGACACCGATACCGAGGGCATGTACGCGCTGCTCAACACCTACACGGTCCTGAACATGGCGCAGCAGCTCGCCCTGTCGAGAATGCCGAGCATCACGAACGTGACGGATCCGCGGATCGACAAAGCGGTGCGCAATCTCGTGCTCACCGAGGACTTTTTCCTGATCCAAAAGCTGCAGAAGTATGCCCGGGAGGCGATCGACGGATACAGCGACGAGGACTTGGCCGTGCTCATCGCGGACAAGCGCCTCACCGACTACAAGGACGCGCTGAACCAGCGCAACGTCCTGTCGATGGACAGCCCCGGCACCTATGGCTGGATCCTCTACCAGAGCGCCAAGAACCTGGACAAGATCGGCCGTTTGCCTTCCTTCGAAGAGCTGTTCGCACATCAAGCGTTGCCTGTCGTCGCCCTCTCCGGACCGTCCCTCCTGACCACGTGA
- a CDS encoding hemophore-related protein, translating into MPLTAKLIVGSGAVALSLVAGGGIASADPDVTAIVNTTCTYPQIMAALNEQSPAAAQQVNANPIAGAWLQQFVASPRAKRQQMVNEVRGMPAVQEYTVLINQVASSCNNY; encoded by the coding sequence ATGCCCTTGACGGCGAAGTTGATTGTTGGTTCTGGTGCGGTGGCATTGTCGCTGGTTGCGGGCGGTGGAATCGCTTCCGCTGACCCGGATGTGACGGCCATCGTCAACACCACGTGCACCTACCCACAGATCATGGCGGCACTGAACGAGCAGTCGCCCGCGGCGGCACAGCAGGTGAACGCGAATCCGATCGCCGGCGCATGGCTGCAGCAGTTCGTGGCCTCCCCGCGAGCGAAGCGGCAGCAGATGGTCAACGAGGTGCGGGGCATGCCGGCAGTTCAGGAGTACACCGTCCTGATCAACCAGGTCGCCAGCTCCTGCAATAACTACTGA
- a CDS encoding universal stress protein — protein sequence MTTTPRPHILVGIDGSTSALHALTWAGAEAERRNLPLTLVHAIDHSSFGQGYNLGASASFFDHLDTDGAEFLSQAKDHAYALYPSIEVSTVKAAGRPVAILVELSRNSIMTVLGSSGLGGFTGMMAGSVSVSLTAKGHGPVVVVRAAPGPAGPVVVGVADSDSSDGAIAWAFEEAAMRDAELVAVHVWNNIPPGYVYAYTAWSTMDSAREEQRQQQILAERLDGWQEKYPDVPVRRVVAVGHPADVLLGEAEGAQLLITGSRGRGDVAGFFLGSTSHALIHKATCPVLVTSRP from the coding sequence ATGACCACCACGCCTCGCCCACACATTCTTGTAGGTATCGACGGATCGACATCGGCTCTTCATGCACTGACATGGGCGGGCGCCGAGGCCGAGAGGCGGAACCTGCCGCTCACGCTGGTCCACGCCATCGACCACAGCAGCTTCGGTCAGGGCTACAACCTGGGGGCATCGGCGAGCTTCTTCGATCACCTGGACACCGACGGGGCCGAGTTCCTCAGCCAGGCAAAGGACCACGCCTACGCGCTGTACCCCAGCATTGAGGTGTCCACGGTCAAGGCGGCCGGTAGGCCGGTGGCGATCCTCGTTGAGCTGTCCAGAAATTCCATCATGACGGTGCTTGGTTCCAGCGGACTCGGCGGATTCACCGGGATGATGGCGGGCTCGGTGTCGGTGTCGCTGACTGCGAAGGGACACGGCCCGGTTGTCGTCGTCAGGGCAGCACCGGGACCGGCGGGGCCGGTCGTCGTGGGCGTCGCCGACTCCGATTCCAGCGACGGCGCGATCGCCTGGGCGTTCGAGGAGGCCGCGATGCGAGACGCCGAGCTGGTAGCAGTGCATGTCTGGAACAACATTCCGCCGGGCTACGTGTACGCCTATACCGCGTGGAGCACGATGGATTCGGCCAGGGAGGAGCAGCGCCAGCAACAGATCCTTGCCGAGCGACTCGATGGCTGGCAGGAGAAGTACCCGGATGTGCCGGTTCGGCGCGTTGTCGCGGTCGGGCATCCCGCCGACGTCTTGCTCGGCGAGGCCGAGGGTGCGCAGTTGCTCATCACGGGCAGCCGCGGCCGCGGTGATGTCGCGGGCTTCTTTCTCGGATCCACCAGCCATGCGCTGATACACAAGGCCACCTGCCCGGTGCTGGTGACATCCCGGCCGTAG
- a CDS encoding DUF1802 family protein: protein MLDGRQTILLRKGGIHEKRFTLADSRFLLFPTAVHGHAERVRPEHHDLLARGAADSTETHVVVRAGAEVVAAVEVNRPEALEELAALHIWTIESIRADRVDFRPKHRLTALVVCAYPLVAPVRILRGDEHGGCTSWVPLTIAPQWGSPVHEESTLAEIAQRVRDSVGG from the coding sequence ATGCTCGATGGCCGACAGACAATTCTGCTGCGCAAGGGTGGAATCCACGAGAAGCGTTTCACCCTTGCCGATTCCCGGTTCCTGCTCTTCCCGACAGCGGTGCACGGCCATGCCGAGCGGGTGCGGCCAGAACATCACGACCTGCTCGCACGTGGGGCCGCCGATAGCACCGAAACGCACGTCGTGGTGCGAGCCGGGGCCGAGGTCGTCGCCGCTGTCGAGGTCAACCGGCCAGAGGCGCTTGAAGAGCTTGCCGCACTACATATCTGGACAATCGAATCAATTCGCGCGGACCGTGTGGATTTTCGGCCCAAGCACCGCCTCACGGCGCTGGTGGTGTGTGCGTACCCCTTGGTCGCGCCGGTGCGAATTCTTCGCGGTGACGAACACGGCGGCTGCACCAGCTGGGTTCCGCTGACGATCGCCCCGCAATGGGGATCGCCGGTGCACGAGGAATCAACACTCGCCGAGATCGCTCAGCGCGTCCGCGACTCTGTAGGTGGGTGA